One Dictyoglomus thermophilum H-6-12 DNA window includes the following coding sequences:
- a CDS encoding efflux RND transporter periplasmic adaptor subunit — MKRLLIIVLILTAIGITVFYQSNNAILVKVEKISKKDLNLTINLSGNLSFLRKIEIYPKISGVVKEVRVKPGDKVKKGDILAIIDAEDLKKQIEQIKNIIDLAKISIAFGTLNSQSEFKITSDQIKTLESYYESLKKLYEERIIKSPINGFIAKVNLSPNETVQISQNNLNLNNLLGNFSSLLNMFNLALPQNNPAFIIIDPTSLNAILKVDENNVLKIREGQKAIITVDALDQNPWEGKVTYVSKIPSLNKDGTYAYEVYIPIPQLGEKVVEGMTISAIINIGVKKDVITIPLSAITFKEGKTYVYVYENGKAQEREVIIGDMTLDEIEIKEGLKEGDLIITSPIDKIANNKKVKIDNEIKR, encoded by the coding sequence ATGAAAAGATTATTAATCATAGTTCTAATCCTTACAGCAATTGGAATAACTGTTTTCTATCAAAGTAATAACGCCATTCTTGTAAAAGTAGAAAAGATAAGTAAGAAAGATCTAAATCTAACAATTAACCTAAGCGGTAACCTCTCTTTCTTAAGAAAAATAGAGATTTATCCAAAAATCTCAGGAGTTGTTAAAGAGGTAAGGGTAAAACCAGGAGATAAAGTTAAAAAAGGAGATATATTAGCAATAATAGATGCCGAAGACTTAAAAAAGCAAATAGAGCAAATAAAAAATATAATTGATCTTGCTAAAATCAGTATTGCCTTTGGTACTCTTAATTCTCAATCAGAGTTTAAAATAACATCAGATCAAATAAAAACTTTAGAGTCATATTATGAATCCTTGAAGAAATTATATGAAGAAAGAATAATTAAGTCTCCCATAAATGGATTCATCGCTAAAGTAAATCTCTCTCCCAATGAGACAGTACAAATTTCACAAAATAACTTAAACTTAAACAACTTATTGGGAAACTTCTCAAGCTTACTTAATATGTTCAATTTAGCTTTACCCCAAAATAACCCTGCCTTTATCATAATTGATCCTACCTCGCTAAATGCCATCTTGAAAGTAGATGAAAACAATGTCCTAAAGATAAGAGAAGGCCAAAAAGCAATAATTACTGTAGATGCTCTTGATCAAAATCCATGGGAAGGGAAAGTAACTTATGTAAGCAAAATTCCATCCTTAAATAAAGATGGAACCTACGCATACGAAGTATATATTCCTATTCCCCAACTGGGAGAAAAAGTAGTAGAAGGAATGACCATCTCAGCCATAATAAATATTGGAGTAAAGAAAGATGTTATTACAATTCCCTTGAGCGCCATAACTTTTAAAGAAGGAAAAACCTATGTGTATGTTTATGAAAATGGAAAGGCTCAAGAGAGAGAAGTAATTATTGGAGACATGACTCTTGACGAAATTGAAATAAAAGAAGGATTGAAAGAGGGAGATCTTATAATAACATCCCCTATTGACAAAATCGCCAATAATAAGAAAGTAAAAATAGATAATGAGATAAAAAGATGA
- a CDS encoding ABC transporter permease, producing MKTQIKENLRLAVYSLISNKLRSFLTILGIIIGVFSVVLLISIGEGAKNQTLQIIENLGSNTLIIFPSSTETGGTFRSIQGQRPRRGMPQLFSYNDLLYLRNIFRNELLVSSLVSSPYNVYYQIFPIEANVQGTDNDGILISKDSIIEGRFFTSYEQDAKEKVCIVGPKIAKSIAISYKEATNKIIKIGDHNFRIIGILKERGYSQNLGDLDSRIIIPLTTALMLKGDQTLNFIIAQVKENKSIETYRQKLIFVLKQRRGKLNFVIAKQEDLLSAMNDILNILTLTLAGIAAISLIVGGIGIMNIMLVSVTERYKEIGIRKAIGAKKRDILIQFLTESAFLGMIGGTLGIALSIIAGEILSKFEVPYSLSYSTLILGFSFSLFIGLIFGVLPAMRAANLDPIQALRSE from the coding sequence ATGAAAACCCAAATTAAAGAGAATCTGAGACTGGCTGTTTATTCTCTAATATCTAATAAATTAAGATCTTTTTTGACTATATTGGGAATAATTATAGGGGTATTCTCTGTTGTATTGCTTATTTCTATTGGAGAAGGAGCTAAAAACCAAACCCTTCAGATAATAGAAAACCTTGGCAGTAATACTCTAATAATATTTCCATCCTCCACAGAGACTGGAGGCACTTTTAGATCCATACAAGGTCAAAGACCAAGAAGAGGAATGCCTCAACTTTTTAGTTACAATGACCTATTATATCTTAGAAACATCTTTAGGAACGAACTATTAGTTTCTTCCTTAGTATCCTCACCCTATAATGTCTATTACCAGATTTTTCCCATAGAGGCCAATGTACAAGGCACTGATAATGATGGAATCTTAATAAGTAAAGACTCAATAATTGAGGGTAGGTTTTTTACATCCTACGAGCAAGATGCCAAAGAAAAAGTATGCATAGTAGGACCTAAAATAGCCAAAAGTATAGCTATTAGTTATAAAGAGGCAACAAACAAGATTATAAAGATCGGAGATCATAATTTCAGAATAATAGGTATTCTAAAAGAAAGAGGCTATAGTCAGAACTTAGGAGATTTAGATTCAAGAATAATAATTCCGCTGACCACTGCATTAATGCTAAAGGGCGACCAAACTCTAAATTTCATCATTGCACAGGTTAAAGAAAATAAAAGCATAGAAACCTACAGACAAAAATTAATCTTTGTCTTAAAACAAAGAAGAGGAAAATTAAATTTCGTCATTGCAAAACAGGAAGATCTTCTCTCTGCCATGAATGATATATTAAACATATTAACACTAACCCTTGCTGGTATAGCTGCAATTTCTCTTATTGTTGGTGGCATTGGAATTATGAACATAATGCTTGTTTCTGTAACGGAAAGATATAAAGAGATTGGAATTAGAAAAGCAATTGGAGCTAAGAAAAGAGACATTCTCATACAATTCCTAACCGAATCTGCTTTTTTAGGAATGATTGGGGGAACCCTTGGCATAGCTCTTTCTATTATTGCAGGAGAGATCCTCTCTAAATTTGAGGTACCTTATAGCCTTTCTTACTCAACTTTAATTCTTGGATTCTCTTTCTCACTCTTTATTGGACTCATATTTGGAGTCTTACCAGCTATGCGAGCTGCCAATTTAGATCCCATTCAAGCCTTAAGATCCGAGTAA
- a CDS encoding DUF2089 domain-containing protein: MSHPLPRCPICGNEMIIKKLECPNCKITIEGEFWVNRLASLPQEELEFLELFLKTRGNVKEMERILKLSYPTVRSKLDNILKKLGLLEEEEEPKDKVKWIINKLEKGEITVQDALKILEEGENV; the protein is encoded by the coding sequence ATGTCTCATCCTTTACCGAGATGCCCTATATGTGGCAACGAAATGATAATAAAAAAATTAGAATGCCCTAATTGCAAAATTACTATAGAAGGAGAGTTTTGGGTAAACCGTTTAGCAAGCCTTCCTCAAGAAGAACTTGAATTCTTAGAGCTATTTTTAAAAACTCGAGGAAACGTTAAGGAAATGGAAAGAATTCTAAAACTTTCTTATCCTACGGTAAGGAGTAAGTTAGATAATATTCTTAAAAAGTTAGGACTCCTCGAGGAAGAGGAAGAACCTAAAGATAAAGTTAAATGGATCATAAATAAGTTGGAAAAAGGAGAGATAACTGTACAAGATGCCCTTAAGATTTTAGAGGAGGGAGAAAATGTTTAA
- a CDS encoding UPF0280 family protein, translating into MSSDKYVERTYRKYMKALDLVSFQVKIQESDLYILAKKDLKKEAEKFLLFYRKQIEDYILEDPVFKLTLSPHRPKDNAPEIVQDMCFWSGKAGVGPMASVAGAIAEYVGKELLNYSDEVIVENGGDIFISTKKERKVAIFAGESPWSNKIGVLIPPNSTLGVCTSSGKVGPSLSFGVTDAVMIVSNSAVFSDALATAVGNMIKNEKDVELGIEFARKFPEVIQVVIVFDKHLGVWGNLELIKL; encoded by the coding sequence ATGTCTTCAGATAAGTATGTAGAGAGAACTTATAGAAAGTATATGAAAGCTCTTGATCTTGTATCTTTTCAGGTAAAGATACAAGAAAGTGATCTTTATATTTTGGCAAAAAAAGATTTAAAAAAAGAAGCTGAAAAGTTTTTACTTTTCTATAGAAAGCAAATTGAGGATTATATTTTAGAAGATCCAGTATTTAAATTAACTCTAAGTCCACATAGACCAAAGGATAATGCTCCTGAAATAGTGCAAGATATGTGCTTTTGGTCAGGGAAAGCAGGAGTTGGACCTATGGCATCGGTTGCTGGAGCTATAGCAGAATATGTAGGAAAGGAACTTCTAAATTACTCCGATGAAGTAATTGTTGAAAATGGGGGTGATATATTTATTTCAACAAAAAAAGAGAGGAAAGTAGCAATATTTGCAGGAGAATCGCCTTGGAGTAATAAAATAGGAGTTTTAATTCCCCCTAACTCAACCTTAGGAGTATGTACATCTTCAGGTAAAGTAGGTCCTTCATTAAGTTTTGGAGTGACAGATGCGGTTATGATTGTTTCTAATTCTGCGGTATTTTCTGATGCTTTGGCGACAGCTGTTGGGAATATGATTAAAAATGAAAAGGATGTAGAATTGGGAATTGAATTTGCACGAAAATTCCCTGAAGTAATACAGGTTGTGATAGTTTTTGATAAACATCTTGGAGTTTGGGGGAATCTTGAGCTTATAAAGTTATAA
- a CDS encoding LacI family DNA-binding transcriptional regulator, whose amino-acid sequence MTKKKKAPTSWDVARLAGVSRSTVSFVLNNTPGIKISEETRKRVLEAVKALDYKPNAIARSLAKQKTEAIAFFVLDIANPVFPNMARGIEDVARQNGYILLLCNTDGKSLRELRYMNIMLERRVDGIIAGALSNEEVSKIAQKKNMPLVILEHPRLQEHDVVYADNVKGSYEAVMHLIELGHNRIAHITINPESIIVQERIEGYKKALEDAGIPFDADLLKIFYGKVDEESAINELFSLPDPPTAIFTFSDFMAIQVMKILIRRGYRIPDDISVVGFDDTLANLTIPALTTVSQPFYEMGAKAAEILIERLKNPNMPIQHVKLPTKLVIRESTAKRK is encoded by the coding sequence ATGACAAAAAAGAAAAAAGCTCCTACTAGTTGGGACGTGGCTAGACTTGCAGGGGTTTCTAGATCTACCGTATCTTTTGTGCTTAATAATACCCCTGGAATAAAAATAAGTGAAGAGACAAGGAAAAGAGTGCTAGAGGCTGTAAAGGCTCTTGATTATAAGCCAAATGCTATAGCTAGGAGTCTTGCAAAGCAGAAAACAGAGGCTATTGCATTTTTTGTTTTGGATATTGCAAACCCAGTTTTTCCTAATATGGCAAGGGGTATAGAGGATGTTGCGAGACAGAATGGATATATTTTACTTCTTTGCAATACCGATGGTAAGAGTTTAAGAGAACTGAGATATATGAATATAATGTTGGAGAGGAGAGTAGATGGAATAATTGCTGGAGCATTATCTAATGAAGAGGTAAGCAAAATAGCCCAAAAGAAAAATATGCCTCTTGTAATTCTTGAACATCCAAGATTACAGGAACACGATGTAGTTTATGCTGATAATGTTAAAGGAAGTTATGAGGCAGTGATGCATCTTATTGAGTTAGGACACAATAGGATTGCTCATATAACCATAAACCCTGAAAGCATAATTGTTCAAGAGAGAATTGAGGGATACAAGAAAGCCCTTGAAGATGCTGGTATTCCTTTCGATGCTGATCTTTTGAAAATATTTTATGGGAAAGTTGATGAAGAAAGTGCAATAAACGAGCTGTTTTCACTTCCTGATCCTCCTACAGCCATTTTTACTTTTAGTGATTTTATGGCAATTCAAGTTATGAAGATATTAATTAGAAGGGGATATAGGATTCCAGATGATATTTCAGTAGTTGGTTTTGATGACACTCTTGCTAACTTAACAATACCTGCTTTAACTACTGTTTCTCAACCTTTTTATGAAATGGGTGCAAAGGCTGCTGAAATATTAATTGAAAGATTGAAAAATCCTAATATGCCTATACAGCATGTAAAATTGCCAACAAAATTAGTAATAAGAGAGAGTACTGCAAAAAGAAAATAA
- a CDS encoding methylcobamide--CoM methyltransferase translates to MNNKNKRLVIPLLGAPGVKLTDTTLKENLSDPFVQFKTLYKIVERFNPDGIFPFMDLTVEAEALGLKIEFPENDNPSVREHPVKNRDALNEIKRKWKGVSERMITFIKVCEMMAKEFNILKGGYVIGPFTLAGELVGVNDLGINVIEDPDFVEEVVDFTTSVIFEYAKALLETGIDMIAVLEPTAVILSPQQFREFSMKHFKHLSSELKKPVIYHICGNTKHLIEDMGKSGAWGLSLDSAVDLKWASEIVPSDVRLIGNLDPVKVFLQGNPEMIYEKTKELLEKMRDVDNFILSSGCDIPLGTPLENIDAFMQAAKSFK, encoded by the coding sequence ATGAATAACAAAAATAAAAGGCTTGTTATTCCACTTTTAGGAGCCCCTGGGGTCAAACTCACGGATACTACTCTTAAAGAAAACTTGAGCGATCCCTTTGTTCAATTTAAGACTCTTTATAAGATTGTGGAGAGATTTAATCCTGATGGAATTTTTCCTTTTATGGATCTCACAGTAGAGGCAGAGGCTTTGGGTTTAAAGATTGAGTTTCCTGAGAATGATAACCCATCGGTTAGGGAGCATCCTGTTAAAAATAGAGATGCTTTAAACGAGATAAAGAGAAAATGGAAGGGTGTCTCTGAAAGAATGATTACTTTTATAAAAGTTTGTGAGATGATGGCAAAAGAGTTTAATATTTTAAAGGGAGGATATGTGATAGGACCTTTTACCCTTGCAGGAGAGCTTGTGGGAGTTAATGATTTAGGAATTAATGTTATAGAAGATCCAGATTTTGTTGAAGAGGTCGTAGATTTTACAACAAGTGTAATTTTCGAGTATGCTAAGGCTCTTTTGGAAACGGGTATAGATATGATTGCAGTTTTAGAGCCTACAGCGGTAATTCTTTCTCCCCAGCAATTTAGGGAATTTTCAATGAAACATTTTAAACATCTTTCATCAGAATTAAAAAAACCAGTTATTTATCATATATGTGGGAATACCAAGCATTTAATTGAGGATATGGGAAAAAGTGGTGCATGGGGTTTGAGCCTTGATAGTGCTGTTGATCTGAAATGGGCTTCTGAAATAGTTCCTTCGGATGTTAGACTCATAGGTAATTTAGATCCTGTAAAAGTATTCTTACAGGGTAATCCTGAGATGATATATGAAAAGACTAAGGAACTTTTGGAAAAAATGAGAGATGTAGATAATTTCATACTAAGTTCGGGCTGTGATATTCCTTTGGGAACACCTTTAGAAAATATTGATGCGTTTATGCAGGCTGCTAAAAGTTTTAAATAG
- a CDS encoding NIL domain-containing protein — MRTERIVLHFPKELADKPVIVNLVKKFNLDFNILKATITPDAEGVMVLEITGEDNKFSEGIEYLKELGVSIQPLSKDVIWLEDKCVHCGYCVSYCPTKALNRDEKTLTVSFDSQKCTACGICVEICPYSAMEMKIFV, encoded by the coding sequence ATGAGAACGGAAAGAATAGTTTTGCATTTTCCTAAAGAGCTTGCAGATAAACCAGTGATTGTGAACTTGGTAAAGAAGTTTAATTTAGATTTTAATATATTAAAGGCAACTATCACCCCTGATGCGGAAGGGGTTATGGTGTTGGAAATAACAGGGGAAGATAATAAGTTTTCAGAAGGTATCGAATATTTAAAAGAGCTTGGTGTTTCTATACAGCCTTTATCAAAGGATGTAATATGGCTTGAAGATAAATGCGTCCACTGTGGATATTGTGTGAGTTATTGTCCTACAAAAGCGCTCAATAGAGATGAAAAAACTCTAACTGTTAGTTTTGATTCTCAGAAATGTACTGCATGTGGAATATGTGTTGAGATTTGTCCATATAGTGCTATGGAGATGAAAATTTTTGTATAG
- a CDS encoding ASKHA domain-containing protein, protein MHEIKVLNENKIIYANEGENLLDILRDNNINIVSLCNGVGWCGKCKVKIWSGKVSALTGEEKKLLSDEEIKNNIRLACQLCIKDDLEIEILEKHDFFNFSKGLEYKFVLNPPIRISKIFHKIDERDIVKSYLECIEKYGVFVKDLNLVKKLTNFVKDNYFDASIIIFDEEIIDIREKDLEKIYGVAVDLGTTTLVATLFDITNGGNLGAKMEVNPQVSYGADVLSRINYIMTHRNGLPVLQDLIDSKVENMILSLCEENKINPEDIYLISVAGNSIMTHIFLGVNPLSIGVFPFTPVFRRGLIVSSRNLFKGIRNAKVYTFPLISGYVGGDIVSGILAVGMDYEDKNILLIDIGTNGEIVLKYKDEFYACATAAGPAFEGGNISQGMIAVNGAIDHVWLEDENIRYSVIGDEQEKGITGSGLIDAVALMLDLKIVDETGRMKKEYFNIGKVKITQKDIREFQLAKSAIRAGIEMVLIKAGISYKDLDKVYISGNFGNYINLENAIKVGLLPPLEMGKFVISGNTSLIGAELLLLDKNFIKKSESIISKIKYIELSSSSEFQDLFIKFMRLGAGYYE, encoded by the coding sequence ATGCATGAGATCAAGGTATTAAACGAGAATAAAATTATATATGCAAATGAGGGAGAAAATCTCCTTGATATATTGAGGGATAACAATATAAATATTGTCTCTCTATGTAATGGCGTGGGATGGTGTGGAAAGTGTAAAGTAAAGATTTGGAGTGGAAAAGTTTCAGCCTTAACGGGAGAGGAGAAAAAACTTCTTTCTGATGAAGAGATTAAAAATAATATTAGACTTGCTTGTCAATTGTGTATTAAGGATGACTTAGAAATAGAAATTTTAGAGAAACATGATTTTTTTAACTTTTCTAAAGGATTGGAATATAAGTTTGTTTTAAACCCTCCTATAAGGATAAGTAAAATTTTCCATAAAATAGATGAAAGAGATATAGTTAAGTCTTATTTAGAATGTATAGAAAAATATGGTGTTTTTGTAAAAGATTTGAATCTGGTTAAGAAATTGACAAATTTTGTCAAAGATAATTATTTTGATGCGTCCATAATAATCTTTGATGAAGAAATTATAGATATAAGAGAAAAAGATTTGGAAAAAATTTATGGGGTTGCGGTAGACTTGGGAACTACAACTCTTGTAGCTACTCTTTTTGATATCACTAATGGTGGAAATTTAGGGGCTAAGATGGAGGTTAATCCTCAGGTATCTTATGGGGCTGATGTCCTTTCTAGGATTAATTACATAATGACTCATAGGAATGGGCTCCCTGTCTTACAGGATTTAATAGATTCTAAAGTAGAAAATATGATTTTAAGTCTTTGTGAAGAAAATAAAATAAATCCTGAGGACATATATCTAATTTCTGTAGCTGGTAACTCGATAATGACTCATATTTTTTTAGGGGTAAATCCCTTAAGTATTGGTGTTTTTCCTTTTACACCAGTGTTTAGAAGGGGTTTAATAGTGTCATCTCGGAATCTTTTTAAGGGTATCAGAAATGCAAAAGTTTATACTTTTCCTCTTATTTCTGGATATGTAGGGGGAGATATTGTCTCTGGAATACTTGCTGTGGGTATGGATTATGAAGATAAAAATATCCTTCTTATAGACATAGGAACTAATGGAGAGATAGTACTAAAGTACAAAGATGAATTTTATGCCTGTGCTACTGCAGCAGGCCCTGCTTTTGAGGGAGGAAATATATCTCAAGGGATGATAGCAGTAAATGGTGCTATAGATCATGTATGGCTTGAGGATGAAAATATAAGGTATAGCGTAATTGGAGATGAGCAGGAAAAAGGTATAACTGGTTCTGGATTAATAGATGCGGTAGCTTTAATGCTTGATCTAAAAATAGTCGATGAGACAGGTAGAATGAAAAAGGAGTACTTTAATATAGGAAAGGTAAAGATAACTCAAAAGGATATAAGAGAGTTCCAATTAGCAAAATCTGCAATAAGGGCTGGAATAGAAATGGTTCTTATTAAGGCTGGTATTTCTTATAAGGATTTGGATAAGGTATATATATCAGGTAATTTTGGAAACTATATTAATTTAGAAAATGCCATCAAAGTGGGACTTTTACCTCCTCTTGAAATGGGAAAATTTGTAATATCGGGAAACACCTCTTTAATTGGAGCAGAGCTACTACTTCTTGATAAAAATTTTATTAAAAAAAGTGAATCTATTATTAGCAAGATTAAATATATAGAATTATCCTCATCTTCCGAGTTTCAAGATTTATTCATTAAGTTTATGAGATTGGGGGCGGGATATTATGAATAA
- a CDS encoding homocysteine biosynthesis protein yields the protein MLRTIEEINEKIRQGKAVVVTAEEMIDIVKEKGVEKAAKEVDVVTTGTFGIMCSSGIYFNIGHTKPRIKLGGGKVYLNGVPAYAAYAAVDLFLGANALPDDDPRNRYYPGDFEYGGGHVIEDLVSGKEIRITAQAYGTDCYPRKFLDAYITIHDLNEAVLFNVRNAYQNYNVAVNSSDKTIYTYMGMLKPRFGNANYSSAGQLSPLLNDPYYKTIGIGTRIFLGGGIGYVAWHGTQHNPNVERTERGIPKGGAGTLAVIGDLKQMSSEWLRGVSMKGYGVSLAVGIGVPIPVLDEEIAFYTSVSDEDILAPVVDYATTYPNRGSEVITYVSYKELRSGEIELFGKKVPTSPLSSYPKARRIAEILKEWIKEGKFLLTSPSAPIPGVESGIKFKPFSGREILEEVEKR from the coding sequence ATGTTAAGGACAATTGAAGAAATAAATGAGAAAATCCGCCAGGGTAAGGCAGTGGTGGTTACTGCTGAAGAGATGATTGATATTGTAAAAGAAAAGGGTGTGGAGAAGGCAGCAAAGGAGGTTGATGTGGTAACCACAGGAACATTTGGCATTATGTGTTCGTCAGGAATATATTTTAATATAGGACATACAAAGCCAAGGATAAAGTTAGGTGGAGGAAAGGTTTATTTAAATGGGGTTCCAGCTTATGCTGCTTATGCTGCAGTAGATCTTTTCCTTGGAGCAAATGCACTTCCTGATGATGATCCGAGAAACAGATATTATCCTGGTGATTTTGAATATGGTGGAGGACATGTGATAGAGGATCTTGTTTCTGGAAAAGAGATTAGAATTACAGCACAAGCTTATGGTACAGATTGTTATCCCAGGAAGTTTTTAGACGCATACATAACTATACACGATTTAAATGAGGCTGTACTTTTTAATGTGAGAAATGCTTATCAAAATTATAATGTGGCTGTAAATTCTTCAGATAAAACCATATATACATATATGGGTATGTTAAAACCTCGTTTTGGAAATGCAAATTATAGTAGTGCAGGACAACTCTCTCCTCTTTTAAATGATCCTTATTATAAGACTATTGGAATAGGAACTAGAATATTTCTTGGTGGAGGAATAGGATATGTGGCCTGGCATGGTACACAGCATAACCCTAATGTAGAAAGAACAGAAAGAGGAATACCTAAGGGAGGAGCAGGTACCCTTGCAGTTATAGGAGATCTCAAGCAGATGAGCAGTGAGTGGCTCCGAGGGGTAAGTATGAAGGGTTATGGGGTATCTCTTGCTGTTGGAATAGGAGTTCCGATTCCTGTTTTAGATGAGGAGATCGCTTTTTATACATCGGTAAGTGATGAAGATATATTAGCACCTGTAGTGGATTATGCTACTACTTATCCTAATAGAGGCTCTGAGGTAATAACTTATGTGAGTTACAAAGAACTGAGAAGTGGAGAAATAGAACTTTTTGGGAAAAAGGTTCCTACAAGTCCTCTCTCTAGCTATCCTAAGGCAAGGAGAATTGCAGAAATTCTCAAGGAATGGATTAAAGAAGGTAAATTTTTACTTACTTCTCCATCTGCTCCAATTCCTGGGGTAGAATCGGGGATTAAATTTAAGCCCTTTAGTGGGAGAGAGATATTGGAGGAGGTGGAGAAGAGATGA
- a CDS encoding cobalamin B12-binding domain-containing protein, which yields MVDLKEIAEAVIKGNRKKVQELVSKALEDGLSPEEIINNGLLAGMSVVGERFKNNEIFVPEVLVSARAMQAGMDILKPLIAKNPGIIKGKVVIGTVKGDLHDIGKNLVAMMLEGAGYQVFDLGIDVPPEKFVEAIKEYNPDIVGMSALLTTTMPQMGVTIEVLKKEGVRDKVKVIVGGAPVTETFAKEIGADGYAPDAPSAVELVNQLLGLK from the coding sequence ATGGTAGATTTGAAAGAAATTGCAGAGGCTGTGATAAAAGGAAATAGAAAAAAAGTCCAGGAACTTGTTAGCAAAGCTTTAGAGGATGGTTTGAGCCCTGAAGAAATTATAAACAACGGTCTTCTTGCAGGTATGAGTGTAGTTGGGGAGAGATTTAAAAACAATGAAATCTTTGTGCCAGAAGTATTGGTTTCTGCTAGGGCAATGCAGGCTGGAATGGATATACTAAAACCCTTGATTGCTAAGAACCCTGGTATTATTAAAGGGAAAGTAGTTATAGGAACGGTTAAGGGAGATTTGCATGATATAGGTAAAAATTTAGTAGCTATGATGTTAGAAGGAGCTGGATATCAAGTGTTTGATTTAGGAATTGACGTTCCACCAGAGAAATTTGTGGAAGCTATAAAGGAGTATAATCCAGATATAGTAGGTATGTCTGCTTTATTGACTACCACAATGCCTCAAATGGGAGTAACTATAGAAGTTCTTAAGAAAGAGGGGGTAAGAGATAAAGTTAAGGTAATTGTGGGAGGAGCTCCTGTTACAGAGACTTTTGCTAAAGAGATAGGTGCTGATGGTTATGCTCCTGATGCTCCTTCTGCAGTAGAGCTTGTGAATCAACTCTTAGGTTTAAAGTAA
- a CDS encoding LiaI-LiaF-like domain-containing protein, translated as MFNKVFWSIFLIIIGLSLLANNFDVPVLKDLWKLWPLVFIYTGIKLIFPKYRRNIKMREERYKILKLVEEGRIRADEAEELIKKLEEVSKKEKRYLRVNVVEKERNIVNITVPLSFLSWGLKFASTYAGKYGEKIEISPEEIKNLINDPDFKGRIVDINDVDDNVQVVIEII; from the coding sequence ATGTTTAATAAAGTCTTTTGGAGTATTTTTCTAATAATCATTGGCTTGTCACTTTTAGCTAATAATTTTGATGTCCCTGTATTAAAAGACCTTTGGAAACTATGGCCTTTAGTTTTCATTTATACTGGCATAAAACTAATATTCCCTAAATACAGGAGGAATATAAAGATGAGGGAAGAGAGGTATAAAATTCTAAAACTTGTAGAAGAAGGAAGAATAAGGGCCGATGAGGCAGAAGAACTTATAAAAAAGCTTGAAGAAGTAAGTAAAAAAGAGAAAAGATATTTAAGAGTAAATGTCGTTGAAAAAGAAAGAAATATTGTAAATATAACGGTTCCTCTATCATTTTTAAGCTGGGGCTTAAAATTTGCCAGTACCTATGCTGGAAAATATGGAGAAAAGATAGAGATATCACCTGAAGAAATAAAAAATCTAATTAATGATCCCGATTTTAAAGGAAGAATTGTTGATATAAATGATGTCGATGATAATGTTCAGGTAGTAATTGAAATTATATGA